The sequence TATGCGAATATACCACTGTAAACATGAATTAGGGAATATTTAATGCAACAGGAGGGTTGCTTTAGTTGCCACATCCCTATGCTATTTCACtctttgaccacaaggtggtgcatCGATTAGCCCTTTGCATTATTAGGTTATAAACCTGAGATGGACTAGGGCAGCATTGACAAATGCATCAATACATAATGACACAAAAAATAGTTTTCCTTTAGTTGTCTTGCATCACTTACttgaataatattatataacaaGTCAAcctctttatttttaatgatgatTGTGTTTTGTAAATTAGATTATCCAAATAGCATATCTTGATGCACAGCCTTCTGTTCTGTGGCTGGCATTTGAGCATAGGGAGAAATACAGAACCTTAAAGCTGCAGCTGTGAGTTTCTAATATTTCACTTGTATTCAAACAAGCGCTTAGTTTATTTAGAAGACACCAAATAatacaataatctgccaaatgCAAATAACAACTCCAATatcaaattgaaaaaaaaaattgcatggcAGAAGGTTTTGAAGAGAATGTGAGAAATACATTTACCTAGGAGCTCTAAGTTGAAGTAAAATGATAGTGTTTATTCAAGCCTCATCATTCAGTGATTGTGTTGTGATTTATCTGGAGTGTTTAAGCGCTGTCCACAGAGACTTTTAAGCTCATAAGATATCCGACTGCCTCACATGACCGGCACGCATGCAGATGCCCCTTTATTTAAGAAATAGATCTCAAATTGACTAGATTGATTTTGTCCCCTTTTTGTATTTAATAGTGGGTCGGATGGCAGCTCTTTTAATGTGCAaatgagaaccaatgaggacAGACTCCTAAATTCAGTTCAGACAGAGCCACTCAGCTGACACGGACCGCGTCACCTCCGGGCTTAGCCAATCACACCCCACCGAGCCCCTCTACTTTCCCAGGCACGCTCTCAAAGTTTTGACTTTTTGCAGCAAAAGACAGCAGGttgatgaaaatgttttattatcttCCAGATCTTCATGTGAACTCCCCAGAAAGACTCTCTTTTTATTTATAGATTTCATAACACTGCATCTTTGAAAGGACGGCGCTCTGTTGTATCATGCCATATTCGCAAGATCTGAAAGAAGGGAATGGATTTTGCCAGAGGAGATGGGTTTGAAGCTTCAGTACTACATCTGATGGGGATTTTTTAGAGAAAGTACTTTTTATCTGAAGGCTTGAGAGCGTGaggtattttgttttcttttcttcctctCATTCAGTATTCTACGTTTGTTTCGAAAggtttttctttcctttttgcGCAATATTTAGTTAAAGTTATAGTTTCTTGGTTATGTTAGCGGTGGGGCAAATGGACGGGTCTCGCCAGAGCGCTTTCCTACTCAATACCCCACCTTTGGCTGCTTTACATAGTATGACCGAAATGAAGACACCACTTTACCCAGCCTACCCGTTATCTTCCACTGGACCAGCATCCTCCACTTCACCGACAGCTACCTCTCCGAATCCAGGTGGTATCCCCGTCTCGTCCCCGGGGATCAAAACATCCACTGGACTTTCAACTCTTGGATCACCCCAGCAGTGCGCGATCGCCACACCTCACGGAATAAACGACATCCTCAGTCGACCCTCGGTGGTCGCCGGAGCGGCTGCGGCATCTTCTCCCGCAGGAATCTTGTCTGGACTGCCCCGTTTCAGCAGCCTGAGTCCACCGCCTCCTCCAGGGCTGTATTTCAGCCCCAGTGCCGCGGCCGTGGCGGTGGCTCGCTATCCGAAACCTCTGACAGACCTTCCAGGCAGAACCCCGATATTCTGGCCTGGAGTTATGCAAAGCCCACACTGGAGAGACGCCAGATTTGCATGTTCACCGCGTAAGTGCTCGACTAATTCGTGATTAACTTTCTTGAAGACTGTTTAGGCTACTCGTGCAAAATATTACTTGTTAACAATAAGCAAAAACATAATTATAACATGATTTTTCTATGTTGCCTCCCTACAGATCAAAACTCAGTGCTGCTGGACAAAGATGGGAAAAGGAAACACACGCGACCAACGTTTTCCGGGCAGCAAATTTTTGCTCTGGAAAAAACATTCGAGCAAACGAAATATTTAGCTGGACCTGAGAGAGCACGGTTGGCCTACTCTTTAGGAATGACAGAGAGCCAAGTCAAGGTAAGAGAGTCCTATGTATGACAAGGAAAACATAGTAATTTATTCAATGTTTAGCTGGCCTATTAAAAAGGAAAATTAGATGTGGGATAGGCTTAATAAATGTGTTCATTCAAACCTTCCTATATCTGTTCATTTACAACTTTTATATATAGGCCTGCATATTTATTTCTCTacagcaatatttaaatttaatgcaACGTTGCAAAAATGCGTTTCAATTTCTATTATTTTCATCCACATCAAAGTTATTCACTCATTAAGTTATCATAAAACAaatcattttgtaaaaattgcaATATGCACCACTGCAATTGTTTTATTGCAATAATTTAAGTGGGCTACATTTAGGACGCCAGAAAAACCGGTCGTTTTTTTCTCGTTAATATAGGCCTAgtttaaatatgatttaatatCTTATATATTCTCTGAATATAGACTTTATAGACTTGGAGAGAAGGAGGTTTGGATACAAATAGCCTAAAGAGCTctgttcaatatatatatatatatatatatatatatatctatatatatatatatatatatatatatatatatatataggctatatttaaACTAGCCTCTTCAGGTTAGGCGGGAAAAATCTGTTTAATTTGTTTGACATTGTTTCTGTGAGACATGTTGTTATAATTCCTATTTTGTATGCTGACTTTTTGATTGAGTTAAATCCTAACTTCTGTGTGGATTAAAATACGTTTTTATCTCATTTTCAATTGTAAAGGTGTGGTTTCAAAACCGAAGAACAAAATGGAGAAAACGGCACGCGGCTGAAATGGCCTCGGCGAAGAAAAAACAAGATTCAGAGACCGAAAGGCTGAAAGGGGCCTCGGAAAACGAAGACGACGACGACGACTACAACAAACCTTTAGACCCAAACTCGGACGATGAAAAAATAACGCAGTTACTGAaaaaacacaaaccaaactcagCTCTTATCATTCACACGTCGGAAAACGAGAGCTCGTAAAATGGAAGCGGGAGATGGGTTGTCAAATTCTTCAAGAAGTGTCAAAAataatgtaggctactgtttTTCACCAAGTTTGAGCTCTGGTTTGAGAGGAAGGATGCAAATCAGAGGAATATGCACTATTGGTGGAGCTGAACGTGCATCAGTGTCTGCAATAGACACAATTCAACGTAAAGACAACggtacatttttttgtaaattaacagCGTGAGTTGTATCGCATAGGAATTATATTACTGTGAATATTTAtgtgtaaaatattttgaatagtAAACATGGCAGAAATCGTTCACTTCGCCTGAGTTTAATTTTTGGTTTAGGCTTTGTGATTTGCATTTTCATATCATTAATTTGTATAGCTGCTTATCaccctgattttttttttttttttttttttttttcaagggaTACAAGTTGCCTCAGCCCTTTGGTCCTTAAAAATAATCAACCATGGAAATATAGAATAACTTTCAGAATTTACCACTGATGGTTAAAGACCAGGCTAAGCGACAGGCTAAATTGAGGCTCAGTCAACAGATTGATCTGGCCATAACAagtgtaaatataaacaaacacctaaccatatatttgtaatataatGCATAGTGTTCGTCTCCCAATGTTAGAAtgtttctttaatttttttttcatgattaatTTATGATATTTTAAGTTTGTAACAGTGTTTGAATCCTGCATAATGCGCCTTGCAGGTTGTGTATTGcacttttatttaataaaatgttaaacatgggatattttttctttctgttattattaaatcgaatataaatattttgtgaatAAACTACAACAAAGTTTTCAAGTATTAATAAATATGCTTGCCGATGATTGATTAATTATTGAATATTTCGCTTCGGTAGCTAAGAAGTTTTCACTTTTAAGGAGCTATCGATATGGCAACGCTTgatcaaatgtattttatatataggcctataatataaataatttttataattattattcgtTATTTGACAATATCAACACAACGATGTGTTTCATTTCAGTAATTGAATAAGCATGTTATGCGTTATTGCTCTGTGTGAACTCATTTTTACCTAATTGAAGACTCTAAAACTAATTTACTAGATTTTCGATAAATTTTCGTTCATTGAGAAATGACAGTAAAAAGCTATTGTCATAACTGGCGGGATAATGGAAGTAGAAAGCGTTTTTTTGGTGGTCTTCAGCTGAGCGCGTCACAGCTTCAATATGTCAGCTGATTCGCGCGATTAGATCACCATGTTCTTTGGAAATTGAAAATCACTCAACCGATTTGTTCTCAACAAACCaacagatatttttaatttataaggTGAGGTGATGCACCATGCACAGTTGTACTATCAGAAAATATGTTGAGCTTATTTTGAAAGTATTTTTGAAGGACAGCAGGTCCAGT comes from Chanodichthys erythropterus isolate Z2021 chromosome 22, ASM2448905v1, whole genome shotgun sequence and encodes:
- the nkx6.1 gene encoding homeobox protein Nkx-6.1 encodes the protein MLAVGQMDGSRQSAFLLNTPPLAALHSMTEMKTPLYPAYPLSSTGPASSTSPTATSPNPGGIPVSSPGIKTSTGLSTLGSPQQCAIATPHGINDILSRPSVVAGAAAASSPAGILSGLPRFSSLSPPPPPGLYFSPSAAAVAVARYPKPLTDLPGRTPIFWPGVMQSPHWRDARFACSPHQNSVLLDKDGKRKHTRPTFSGQQIFALEKTFEQTKYLAGPERARLAYSLGMTESQVKVWFQNRRTKWRKRHAAEMASAKKKQDSETERLKGASENEDDDDDYNKPLDPNSDDEKITQLLKKHKPNSALIIHTSENESS